The Zobellia alginiliquefaciens genome contains a region encoding:
- a CDS encoding HAD family hydrolase gives MIKNIIFDFGDVFINLDKGIIFREMEKFGGSIDLTPEMIELNGVYEVGGMTSDDFVTRLQNQYPNANATEIANIWNSMLLDFPEERLEFIENLAKENEYRLFLLSNTNELHITHVEQKMGTERYARFKKPFEKFYLSHEINLRKPNAEIYQFVLDENGLKAEETFFIDDTKENTDAAEKLGITCWNIQVGKEDIIQLKSKL, from the coding sequence ATGATTAAGAATATTATTTTTGACTTTGGCGATGTATTCATCAACTTGGATAAGGGAATCATTTTCCGAGAAATGGAAAAATTTGGCGGATCTATAGATCTAACGCCAGAAATGATTGAACTAAACGGTGTGTATGAGGTAGGTGGAATGACTTCCGATGACTTTGTCACTCGGCTTCAAAACCAATACCCCAATGCGAATGCCACGGAAATAGCGAACATTTGGAACTCAATGCTACTGGACTTTCCTGAAGAACGATTGGAATTCATTGAAAATCTGGCCAAAGAAAACGAATACCGCCTTTTTCTATTAAGCAATACCAATGAGCTCCACATTACCCATGTGGAGCAAAAAATGGGCACTGAGCGTTATGCTCGTTTTAAAAAGCCTTTTGAGAAGTTTTACCTTTCCCATGAAATCAACCTAAGAAAACCAAATGCGGAAATCTATCAGTTTGTTTTGGATGAAAACGGACTAAAAGCGGAAGAAACCTTCTTTATAGACGACACAAAAGAAAATACGGATGCCGCCGAAAAGCTAGGTATAACTTGTTGGAATATTCAGGTTGGTAAAGAAGACATTATTCAATTGAAATCAAAATTATAA
- the prmC gene encoding peptide chain release factor N(5)-glutamine methyltransferase, producing MVLKEIKNIYHKELDELYPKEEVDSFFYLLIDHYLQLERFVLALQPNLTLTKDEEQPLFDALTELKLQRPVQYIMGETSFMDLDFKVNEHVLIPRPETEELVRWIIDEVETECTDKNSNIRILDIGTGSGCIAISLAKYLPDAQVFALDVSANALQMAKNNAALNSVKVEFIEADILEGGMFASDFHLIVSNPPYVRQLEKQEMHKNVLEHEPGLALFVSDENPLIFYEAITKFAKHHLLEKGRLFFEINQYLAKETEALLLQHNFSEIEVRKDMFGNDRMTKSILA from the coding sequence ATGGTTTTAAAAGAAATAAAGAATATTTATCACAAAGAATTGGATGAACTGTACCCAAAGGAAGAAGTAGATAGTTTCTTCTATTTGCTTATAGACCATTATTTGCAACTAGAACGTTTTGTACTGGCCTTGCAACCCAATTTAACTTTAACAAAAGATGAGGAACAACCACTCTTTGATGCTTTGACAGAGCTTAAATTGCAAAGACCTGTTCAATATATAATGGGTGAGACCAGTTTTATGGACCTTGATTTTAAGGTAAATGAACATGTGCTTATTCCAAGACCGGAAACAGAAGAGCTGGTACGGTGGATTATTGACGAAGTAGAAACGGAATGCACGGACAAAAATAGTAATATCCGGATTTTGGACATCGGTACGGGAAGCGGTTGTATTGCCATTTCATTGGCTAAATATTTACCGGACGCCCAGGTATTTGCCTTGGATGTATCGGCAAACGCATTGCAAATGGCTAAGAACAATGCAGCCTTAAATTCGGTTAAAGTCGAGTTTATAGAGGCCGATATTCTAGAGGGAGGTATGTTTGCTTCGGATTTTCACCTCATAGTCTCTAATCCTCCTTATGTGCGGCAACTTGAAAAGCAGGAAATGCATAAAAATGTATTGGAGCATGAACCGGGTTTGGCCCTTTTTGTTTCAGATGAAAATCCGCTTATTTTTTACGAAGCGATAACGAAATTCGCAAAACACCATCTTTTGGAAAAGGGAAGACTCTTTTTTGAAATCAATCAGTATTTGGCAAAAGAAACCGAAGCACTTTTACTTCAACATAATTTTTCAGAAATTGAGGTCCGAAAAGATATGTTTGGTAACGATCGAATGACAAAGAGTATTCTGGCGTAA
- a CDS encoding GNAT family N-acetyltransferase, giving the protein MSAVNIRNIRKEDNVQVAALIRKVLVDLGAPKVGTAYADVTLDHMFENYDKPRAAYLVLEENGIILGCAGVAQLDNCKDNICELQKMYFLEEARGKGIGSQMLKQCLKKAKEFNFDKIYLETMPYMKAAQKLYAKMGFEYIDKPLGDTGHYSCPVYMVAKL; this is encoded by the coding sequence ATGAGTGCCGTGAACATTCGTAATATAAGAAAGGAAGATAATGTGCAAGTTGCGGCTTTGATTCGCAAGGTTTTAGTGGATTTGGGTGCACCTAAAGTAGGAACCGCCTATGCTGATGTAACCTTGGACCATATGTTCGAAAATTATGATAAACCAAGAGCTGCTTACTTAGTTTTGGAAGAAAATGGCATTATCTTGGGCTGCGCCGGAGTTGCACAATTAGATAATTGCAAAGATAATATTTGTGAACTTCAAAAAATGTATTTTTTGGAAGAGGCCAGAGGAAAGGGAATTGGTTCTCAAATGTTGAAGCAATGTTTGAAAAAAGCAAAGGAATTCAATTTTGATAAAATTTACCTTGAGACCATGCCGTACATGAAAGCTGCACAAAAATTGTATGCCAAGATGGGATTTGAATATATAGATAAGCCATTAGGTGACACCGGCCACTATTCTTGTCCTGTTTATATGGTGGCTAAATTGTAA
- the ribD gene encoding bifunctional diaminohydroxyphosphoribosylaminopyrimidine deaminase/5-amino-6-(5-phosphoribosylamino)uracil reductase RibD — MPTNEPQSQSIPSEDESYMLRCLEIAKNGLGTTAPNPMVGAVIVYNGKILGEGFTSPYGGPHAEVNAINSVTDKTLLKQATIYVTLEPCSHHGKTPPCADLIAKHGIQRVVIGLVDPHTKVAGKGIAKLKNAGSEVVTGCLEVECREHHRRFLTFQEKKRPYIVLKWAQTADGFVAPEKQERAKNPEPYWITNAYSRQLVHKWRSEEQSILAGTNTVLQDNPKLDVRLFTGKNPIRLVLDRKLKISADYHVLDGSIPTLVLTEIADKKLQKDSIEYKLINFNENLPEQICTILHEENITSVFVEGGSQTLQTFIDSGVWDEARVFTGSTSFGNGISAPRLKGKIKTTKSIGGDTLNIYTND; from the coding sequence ATGCCGACTAACGAACCCCAATCTCAATCTATACCATCCGAAGACGAAAGCTATATGCTACGTTGTTTAGAGATCGCTAAAAATGGTTTAGGCACAACTGCCCCTAACCCAATGGTAGGCGCAGTAATTGTTTACAATGGAAAGATATTAGGCGAAGGATTCACTAGTCCCTACGGCGGACCACATGCGGAGGTAAATGCCATTAATTCCGTTACCGATAAAACACTTCTTAAACAAGCCACTATATATGTAACCTTGGAACCTTGTTCGCACCACGGGAAAACGCCGCCCTGTGCTGACTTGATTGCCAAACACGGCATTCAACGAGTGGTTATTGGTCTTGTTGACCCGCATACAAAAGTTGCTGGCAAAGGCATAGCAAAGCTTAAAAATGCGGGGAGCGAAGTGGTAACCGGCTGCTTAGAGGTAGAATGCCGGGAACACCACCGCCGTTTTTTGACTTTTCAAGAAAAGAAGCGACCTTATATTGTTTTAAAATGGGCGCAAACTGCAGATGGTTTTGTGGCTCCGGAAAAACAAGAACGTGCCAAAAACCCAGAACCCTATTGGATTACCAATGCATATTCGCGTCAGCTAGTTCACAAATGGCGTAGTGAGGAACAAAGTATTTTGGCAGGTACAAATACGGTACTGCAAGACAACCCTAAACTGGATGTCCGCTTATTCACAGGAAAAAACCCGATTCGTTTAGTACTGGACAGAAAATTAAAAATAAGTGCCGATTACCATGTGCTGGACGGTAGTATCCCCACGCTGGTATTAACGGAGATAGCAGACAAAAAGCTCCAAAAAGATTCTATTGAATATAAGTTGATTAATTTTAATGAAAACCTCCCTGAACAAATCTGCACTATCCTTCATGAGGAAAATATAACCAGCGTTTTTGTAGAAGGTGGCAGCCAGACCTTGCAGACTTTTATCGATTCGGGTGTATGGGATGAAGCCAGGGTTTTTACAGGTAGTACATCCTTTGGAAACGGAATATCAGCACCCAGACTAAAAGGAAAAATCAAAACAACTAAGTCCATTGGTGGTGACACCTTAAACATATATACAAATGATTAA